GACAAGAAGACGCTGAAGGTCCGGCGGACCGTCAAAATGGACTACCCGTCCCGGACCGACCTGGCCCCGCACCCGACCCGGGCGGTCTGCTACGTGTGCGTCGTGACCGGCGGAGAGGGTCCGCCGGCCCGGATCTTGATCGTCGAAGAGGACACCGGGGACGTGCAGGAACCGGCCGGGCTGTTCGGCTCCTGGGCCGTGGTGTCGCCCGACGGGCGCAACCTCTACGCCGGGTACCGGGAAGTGTACCAGAAGGGCGCGCGCCTGTTGTTCAACCCGGACCGGATCCACGTCGTTCCGGAGTACGGGACGTTCGATGCCCTGCTGGTCTACGACATCACCCGCGCGAAGCCGGCGATGCGGCACCTCAAGGAGGAGCCGGGCGGGGACGGAACCGGGCTGGTGCTCTCGCCGGACGGTAAGCGCCTGACGTACCTGTCGCACACCGGGTACCCGATCTCTTCGGACCAGATCCCCGCGTGGTCCCCCACAGCTTTGGACAAGCGCCCGGTCGGGTACTCGACCAAGGCGGACAAGGCGTCGCCCCTTTGGATCGCGTACCACCCGGCACTGGGCCTCGCGGCGGCGCCGGCCAAAGCCGGAGCGGTGTGCTACGACCGGGAGACGGGCGAGGTCGAACCGAAGCGGGCGGACCTCACGTACCCGTACCTCGGGGAACCGGCGGTGAGCCGGGTGTTCTTCGCGCCCGACGGTCGGCACCTGCTGTTGGAGTGCGAAGAGAACGGGAAGCGGTCGCTGCGCCGGGTTCGGCTCAACCTGACGCCCGCAGAAGTGGCCCGGCTCCCGAAGTGAACCGTGGCGATGCCGGTGTAGGCCCAAGTCTTTTCACCCATGCACCGGCCCCAGGGATTCGTACCCTGGGGCCGGTCCAATTTCCCATTTACTCCCGTCAATCCGATCCGACGCCCGTTGGGGGCAGTCGGAATCCACCTCGGGGCGTCAGCGGCGCAGGTCGGTGCGGGTCTCGTTCTTCTTCGCGTCGCTGACCTGATCCGGGAACAGACCCAGTTCGCGGAAGAACCAGTCCCCGTCCCCCTCGCCGTAGAGCGTGTCGACGGCCGCGTCGTCGCGGATGGTCGCCGCGATCAGGCGGTACGACCCGTTGAGCCCGCCCGCCGCCGTGCCGCTCAGGTGTCGGATGCGCGTCGCCAGGTCCGCGTCGGTCCGCACCCACTCGGCCCGGAGCGCACGCAGAGCGGCCAGGTCCGCGTCGAAATCGGTGATCCCGCCGATGAGGATGTCCTCCCCGGAGCCGCCGCGGAGCGCGTCGGCCCCCGCACCGCCGATGAGGAGGTCGTCCCCGGAGCCGCCGTAGAGCGTGTCGTTGCCGCCCCCGCCCACGAGGACCGCCCCGGCGGTAGCACCCCGCGCGTCGAGCGCGTCGTTCCCGCCCCCGCCGAACAGGTACGCCGGCCGATTCACGGAGTAGGTCGTGCGGCCCACCTGCGTCGAAGCGAGGGTCACCGTGTCGGCCCCGTCCTGGGCGTAGACGAGAAGGTCGCCCGTCGGGGCATACGTCCCGACGACCGAGCTGCCGATCGTCACGCGCAATTGGGCCGCACTGACGGCCTCCACCCGGATCGCGTCGGCGCCGGTCGTGCCGCCGACCACCAGCGTGCCGTTCTGTAGCGCCGCCACCGTCACCGCGACCGCCTGCGTGCGCGACGCACTGCCCCCGTTCTTGTCCGTAGCGGTCACGCGCACCGAGTAATTGCCCGCCGCGGTCCAGGTGTGGCTCAAGGTCGCCGATTGCACCCGGTTGGTGACCGACGACGTCGTCCCGTCGCCCCACTCGACGAGGAACGTGTAGCCCGCCGCCGCGTCCGTCGGGGGCGGGTCGGACGCGGAGAACGTGAAGACCCGATCCTGGCCGCGCACCGCGTTCACCGGACCGCTGACCGCGGGCGTCGGGGCGACGGAGCGGACGGTGATGACCACCTCGTCCGTGGACGCCCCGCCGTGACCGTCACTGACCGTCAGCCGGGCCGTGTAGGTGCCGTTGTCGGCATACACGTGTGTCGGAGCCGCCCCGCTGCCGGTCGTGCCGTCCCCGAAGTCCCACGAGTAGGTGAGCGCGTCGCCGTCGGCATCAGTGGCGCTGCCAGCGAACCGGACCACCTGTCCCTCGTCGACCGTCTGGTCCGAGCCGGCGCTCGCGACCGGGGCGAAGTCGTCGTTGAGGATCGTCCCGGTCCCGCGCCCGGTCCCGGCGATCGAGCCGTTCACGGCGTTGGACAGATCGAGGAAGAACGTCTCGTCGCCCTCCAGATCGGTCTCACCTCGAACCGTCACCGCCACCGTCGCCGAGGTCTGGCCGGGGGCGAACTCGACGGTCCCCGTGGCCGCGGTGAGGTCCGCCCCGGCCGCGGCCGTGCCCGCCGTTGTGGTGTAGCCGACGCGCACCGCCTCGGAACTCGGGGCGCTGAGCGTCAGCGTGAACGTCAGTGTCTTGGTACCGCTGTCGCCCTCGGTTACCGACACCGAGTTGACACCGATCGTGGGGCGCACGTCGTCGTTAATGATCGTCGCCTGTCCGCGGCCATCGCCGATGTCCGCGGCGTCGCCGGAGAGGTCGAGGAAGAATGTCTCGTCCGTTTCGGCGGCGGTGTCACCGGTGACCGCCACCGTCACCGTCTTGACCAACTCGCCGGGCGCGAACGTGACCGTACCGGAAGCGGGCGCGTAGTCGGTTCCTGCCGCGGCAGTACCGTCAGCAGTGGCGTAGCCGAGCGTCACCGGGAAGGCACTCGCGCCGGAGAGCGTGAGCGTAAACGTGGCCGTCGCGGTGCCGCTGTTCCCCTCCGTCACCGTCACGTCGGAAACCGACACGGTCGGCCGGGCTTCGTCGTCCGCGATGGTACCGGTCGCCTGCGCCGCGCCGAGCGTCACGTTGACGGCGTTCGACAGGTTCAGCAGCACCGTCTCGTCGCGCTCGTAGAGCCGGTCGCCGTTGACGACGACCTCGATCGTGCCGGTCGTCTGGCCCGCGGCGATGGTGACCGTACCGCTCGTGGCCGCGTAGTCGGCGCCCGCCACGGCGGTGCCGCCGACCGCGGCGAAGTCGAAGCTGACGTCCTGGTAGCTGAGGTTCGACAGGCTCACGTTGAAGACCAGGTGTGCGGTACCGTCGTTGCCCTCAACGACCGAGGGATTACCAACGCTTAGCGTCGGAAGCGCGTCGTCGTTGGTGATCGTGCCCGCGCCCGGTCCGCCGACCGACACGTCGGCGACGGGGGTCAGGTTCAGGCCGAACACCTCGCTCGGTTCAAAGGTGGTGTCACCGCGAACCGTGACGGAAACCGTCTTGGTCGTTTCCCCGGGGGCAAACGTGACCCGGCCGCTCGTCGCGTCGTAGTCCGATCCGGCGACCGCGGTCCCGTCGGCGGTGGCGTAGTCGACCGTGGCCGGGAGTGCGGTCGAGCCGGTGAGCGCCAGGGTGAACGTCAGCGTCCTGGTACCGGAATGGCCCTCGGTGATGTTGGGGGAATCCACGGTCACCACGGGCGCCGCATCGTCGTTGCGAATCCAACCCTCGGCGACGCCGTCCGCCACGACCGCGTTGTCCGCCTGGAGGAAGACGGTGAACCGCTCGTCGCGTTCGTAGGTCGCGTCGCGCTTGACGAGAACGGTGATCGTCTTCTGCGTCTCGCCGGGGTTGAACGTCAGGGTGCCGCTCACGGGGGTGAAGTCGGACCCGGCGGCCGCCGTGTTGCCCTCGGTGGTGTAGGTCACGTTCACCGGCACGTCGGCCGGCTTCGACAGCGTCACCGTGAAGGTCATCGGGGTGTCGGTCGACGAACCGTCCGGGTTCCCCTCGGTTACGCTGGCGTCGGTGATCGTTACCGACGGCGGGGCGCCGTCGTAGAAGGTCAGGCGCGGCGGGTCGATCGTGGCGGCGGGGCCGGCGATCGAGAAGTTGGTCGGGGACAGGCTCCCCTGGAGGCGGATGCCCAGGTACCCCGACGCGCTGCCATTGACCAGCGCCATCACCTGATTGCGGTTCAGCAAGAGGCTGTAGAGCCCGAGGGCGGTGGGGGTGAACGTGGCCACGACCACCCCGCCCCCGGCGTCGCCCGGCGCCTCGATCGTCCCGTTGCCGGTGTAGGCGACGACGTACACGGGCTTCGCGTCGGAGGTGATCGCGTTCACCCGGAAGTCGAAGTTGACGAACGCCACGTCGGTGCCGCGCAGCGCCGCGACGTTGTACTCCATCACGGCCCGCTCGTCGGTCGGGTCGCCGGGGCCGGGGTCGGTGGCGAATCGGCGCACGGTCAGGGGGTTACCCGTGAGCACCGCGGTGTCGAAGTTGCCGTCCCCGTCATCGTCCCGGACCATCCCGGAGGTCGACGCCGACACCGCGGTGCGGTCGTCGTCCACGATGGTCCCGACGCCCCAGAAGCGCCCGAGCGCCGCGTTGGACGAGACCCCGGTGATGTTCAGGCGGAACGTCTCATCGAGTTCGCCGAGCTGGTCGCTGAGGACCGTGACGGTCACGGTCTTGGTCGTCTCGCCGGGGTCGAAGACGACGGCGCCGGACGTGTACTCGTAGTCCGCCCCCGGCACGGCGGTCACATTGGCAGTGACGTAGTCGGCCCCGACCGCCTCGTTGTTGCCGAACCGCGTTAGAGTGAAGGTGAACGTGGCGGTGGTGGTGCCCGAGTCGCCCTCGGTGACGACCGCGTCGGAAACGGAGATCACCGGGCGGTACTGGTTCCCGGCGAAGCCGACGAAGACCGGCTTGGTCCCGGCCTGGAAGTACGTCGGGGCCTGGAGCGCCGTGTTGGTCACCGCCACGTAGCCGCCGGTCGTGCCGACCGCGACCGTGCCGTCGGCGGCGACGTCCACGTCCATCGGGGCGCCGGTGCCACCGTTCGGGCTCGGCCCGAACAGCGACAGGCTGGCCTCGACGACGCCCGCCGCCGAGAAGCGGACGAGCGTGTTGACCGTGGACCCGGCGAAGATGCGGCCCTGCGCGTCCACGGCGATCGCGCGGAAGGACGCCCCCGTCGTACCGGGCACCGTCCGCGGCAGGTTGATGAACCGTTCTAGTACCATCGTTTCCGGGTCGAACACGGCGACCGTATTGCCCCCCGAGCTGGAACCGCTCAGGGCGTAGAGTTTGCCGTCGAGCCCGATCGTCAGGTCGATGAAGGTGAAGTTGGCGAGCGGGCTGTTGTAGTCGGCGAACCGCTCCCAGCCGCCCGTCAACCCGTTGTAGCGCAGGATGCCCTTTGCGTAGTCCGGCTGCCCGAGAGCGGCGCTCATGTCGGTGGCGAAGACGTAGTTCCGGTAGACCGCGATCCCGCCGGTGAGGGGCAACGGGGCGGAGACGCCGTCGATGGTCGTGTTCCAGCCGGCGACGGTCCGGTGCGTCCAGGACGGGTCGGACGGGTCGAACGTGCTCAGGTAGGCGTCGTTGCTGCCGTTGAAGACCCGGGCCGCGCCGGTCGTGGGGTCGAAGACCACGTCGCGGGCGTACTCGAGTGGCTGGTTCGGCTGCGCGCCGTCCGGGATCGAGACGGCCCGCAGTCGCGTGCCGGTACGAGTGTATTCGTACAGTAGGCCGCCGTAGCCCGCGTTCCCCCCTTCCGTCGAGATTAACAGGCTGTTGGGACCGAACGCACGCGGAGCGGCGGTGACGGTGATGGTGACCGTCGCGGCGAGGCTCTGGATGTTGTCGTCGTCGACCGCGAAGTACGTGAAGGAGTCCGTGCCCGAGAAGTTCGCCTGCGGGGTGTAGGTGAACGAGCCGTTGGCGTTGAGGGTCACCGACCCGTACAGCGGCCCGGTGCCGAGCCGGGCGCTGACGATGATCCCGTCGAGGTCGCTGTCGTTGGCCAGCACGCCCGGCGCGCCGACGGTCAGCGTCGCGTTCTCCGCGATGGTGTAACCGTCGGCCGCTGCGACCGGCCGGGTCTCGTCGTCGGTGACGGTCACCACGGCCGCGGCCTGGGCCGTGTCCGCGTTGAAGCGCGCGACGCGCACGTCGTCGCCGTAAGCGACCACACCGACCGCCTTGGTTCCGCCCGCGGTCAGATCGATCGCCCAGAGTTGCTCGAAGGTGCTCGGTAGGGGCGGTGCGGTCCACTTACCGTCGCCGTCGAAGCTGGCGTCGAGGGCGCCGTCCGGGGTCAGGCGCACGAGGGCGCTGTTGTATCCCTGGGGCGAGACCAGCGCGAAACCGGCGAGCAGGATCGGGCCGCCGGGCAGGACCGCGAGGTCGTACACCTGGTCGCTGTAGCCGAAGTCGAGCGTGAACGTCCCGTCCCCGGCGAAGGTCGTGTCGAGGGTGCCGTCAACGTTGAGCCGGAAGGCCGCCATGTCCTCGTCGGAACTCGGCGTGTAAAGGCTGCCGCCGACAACGATCCGGCCGTCGGCCTGGAGCGCCACGCCGAGCCCGCCGGAGGGGGTGCCGTAGTAGCCGGGCTGGGCGACCGGGTCGAAGAGGTTCCGGGCGACGACCGCGCGACCGCCGGTGCCGAAGGTGCTGTCGAGGGTGCCGTCGGTGTTGAGCCGCAGGACGCCGAAGCCGGTGCTCAAGATCCCCGCGACGACGATCTTGCCGTCGCTCTGGAGGAGCATCGCGTGAGGGGTCGCGAAGGTCGTGTTGCCCGGGTCGGGGTTGTAGCTCGCCTCGCCGTTGGAGCCGAAGCCGGCATCAAGGTCGCCGTTGGCCAGGAGCCGAACAACCGTGAACGTCGGCGTGGTCGTGCCGAACTTCGAGCCGGTAATTAGAACCTTGCCGTCGGCCTGGACGAGGACGTCGTAGGCCCAGCCGCCGTTGCCGCCGGCGCTGAGAAAATTGATCCGCTTCACCCCCGTGCGCAAGTTGGTGCCACCGATTGTGGTGCCGAACGTGGTGTCGAGCGTGCCGTCGGAGTTGTAACGGGCGATGCCCCAGTCGCCGTTGTTGCCGCCGCCGGTCACCTTGCCGACGACGACGATCTTGCCATCAGATTGCACGGCGATGCCGTCGGCGTGCCCGTCGGTTGAGGAGGGGAAGTTGGTGTGAACCACACCGCCGGTGCCGAAGGACGTATCGAGCGAGCCGTCGGCGTTGGTGCGGGCGATCGCCCAGGTCGCACCGCTGACCGTGGAGTCGAGGCCGATGAGCACCTTGCCGTCGGGCTGCACCTTCGCGTCGGGGAAGTTCGACGAGATGTTGTAACTCGTGCCCGGAATCACCCGATAGCCGCCGTCGCCGAAGGTCGGGTCCAGCCCCACCGCGGGGAGGGCGGCCGCGGCGGTGATCGTGACCGTTTGGGTCCCGTCGAGCTGGGCGTCGTCAACGGCGGTGATCGAGAAGTTGGCGGACGCCTGCCCGATCGCGAACGTGACCGACGCGGGTACGGTCAGTTCGGTAGTGTCGCTGCTGGTGAGCGTGACCGTCAGCGCCTGGGAGAGGTCGCCGTCGCGCGTGACCGTCCCGACGGCGGCCGCGAGTCCGGCATTCTCCGCGAAGGTGGCCGGGGCGACCGCGAGCGTCAGGGCCGGCACGGAGCGGTCTTCGAGCCACTCCAGCCCGAGTGGTCGGCGGGTCCGCTCGGGCTTTCGCGATTGTTTGTTGAGCGGTGGCAGCCAAGAGGAGAGGAAACGGCGCATGGGCAACTCCGTCAGACCCGGTTCGCAATCGGCGGGGCGCCGGTGCGGATGTTTGGGGCGGGTCCGATGGGGCAAGGGGCAGCAATGTTGGGCGAGGCGGGGATACACTAATCGTCCGACTAAGCTCGT
This region of Gemmata massiliana genomic DNA includes:
- a CDS encoding Calx-beta domain-containing protein is translated as MRRFLSSWLPPLNKQSRKPERTRRPLGLEWLEDRSVPALTLAVAPATFAENAGLAAAVGTVTRDGDLSQALTVTLTSSDTTELTVPASVTFAIGQASANFSITAVDDAQLDGTQTVTITAAAALPAVGLDPTFGDGGYRVIPGTSYNISSNFPDAKVQPDGKVLIGLDSTVSGATWAIARTNADGSLDTSFGTGGVVHTNFPSSTDGHADGIAVQSDGKIVVVGKVTGGGNNGDWGIARYNSDGTLDTTFGTTIGGTNLRTGVKRINFLSAGGNGGWAYDVLVQADGKVLITGSKFGTTTPTFTVVRLLANGDLDAGFGSNGEASYNPDPGNTTFATPHAMLLQSDGKIVVAGILSTGFGVLRLNTDGTLDSTFGTGGRAVVARNLFDPVAQPGYYGTPSGGLGVALQADGRIVVGGSLYTPSSDEDMAAFRLNVDGTLDTTFAGDGTFTLDFGYSDQVYDLAVLPGGPILLAGFALVSPQGYNSALVRLTPDGALDASFDGDGKWTAPPLPSTFEQLWAIDLTAGGTKAVGVVAYGDDVRVARFNADTAQAAAVVTVTDDETRPVAAADGYTIAENATLTVGAPGVLANDSDLDGIIVSARLGTGPLYGSVTLNANGSFTYTPQANFSGTDSFTYFAVDDDNIQSLAATVTITVTAAPRAFGPNSLLISTEGGNAGYGGLLYEYTRTGTRLRAVSIPDGAQPNQPLEYARDVVFDPTTGAARVFNGSNDAYLSTFDPSDPSWTHRTVAGWNTTIDGVSAPLPLTGGIAVYRNYVFATDMSAALGQPDYAKGILRYNGLTGGWERFADYNSPLANFTFIDLTIGLDGKLYALSGSSSGGNTVAVFDPETMVLERFINLPRTVPGTTGASFRAIAVDAQGRIFAGSTVNTLVRFSAAGVVEASLSLFGPSPNGGTGAPMDVDVAADGTVAVGTTGGYVAVTNTALQAPTYFQAGTKPVFVGFAGNQYRPVISVSDAVVTEGDSGTTTATFTFTLTRFGNNEAVGADYVTANVTAVPGADYEYTSGAVVFDPGETTKTVTVTVLSDQLGELDETFRLNITGVSSNAALGRFWGVGTIVDDDRTAVSASTSGMVRDDDGDGNFDTAVLTGNPLTVRRFATDPGPGDPTDERAVMEYNVAALRGTDVAFVNFDFRVNAITSDAKPVYVVAYTGNGTIEAPGDAGGGVVVATFTPTALGLYSLLLNRNQVMALVNGSASGYLGIRLQGSLSPTNFSIAGPAATIDPPRLTFYDGAPPSVTITDASVTEGNPDGSSTDTPMTFTVTLSKPADVPVNVTYTTEGNTAAAGSDFTPVSGTLTFNPGETQKTITVLVKRDATYERDERFTVFLQADNAVVADGVAEGWIRNDDAAPVVTVDSPNITEGHSGTRTLTFTLALTGSTALPATVDYATADGTAVAGSDYDATSGRVTFAPGETTKTVSVTVRGDTTFEPSEVFGLNLTPVADVSVGGPGAGTITNDDALPTLSVGNPSVVEGNDGTAHLVFNVSLSNLSYQDVSFDFAAVGGTAVAGADYAATSGTVTIAAGQTTGTIEVVVNGDRLYERDETVLLNLSNAVNVTLGAAQATGTIADDEARPTVSVSDVTVTEGNSGTATATFTLTLSGASAFPVTLGYATADGTAAAGTDYAPASGTVTFAPGELVKTVTVAVTGDTAAETDETFFLDLSGDAADIGDGRGQATIINDDVRPTIGVNSVSVTEGDSGTKTLTFTLTLSAPSSEAVRVGYTTTAGTAAAGADLTAATGTVEFAPGQTSATVAVTVRGETDLEGDETFFLDLSNAVNGSIAGTGRGTGTILNDDFAPVASAGSDQTVDEGQVVRFAGSATDADGDALTYSWDFGDGTTGSGAAPTHVYADNGTYTARLTVSDGHGGASTDEVVITVRSVAPTPAVSGPVNAVRGQDRVFTFSASDPPPTDAAAGYTFLVEWGDGTTSSVTNRVQSATLSHTWTAAGNYSVRVTATDKNGGSASRTQAVAVTVAALQNGTLVVGGTTGADAIRVEAVSAAQLRVTIGSSVVGTYAPTGDLLVYAQDGADTVTLASTQVGRTTYSVNRPAYLFGGGGNDALDARGATAGAVLVGGGGNDTLYGGSGDDLLIGGAGADALRGGSGEDILIGGITDFDADLAALRALRAEWVRTDADLATRIRHLSGTAAGGLNGSYRLIAATIRDDAAVDTLYGEGDGDWFFRELGLFPDQVSDAKKNETRTDLRR